In Intestinibacillus sp. Marseille-P6563, a single genomic region encodes these proteins:
- the rlmB gene encoding 23S rRNA (guanosine(2251)-2'-O)-methyltransferase RlmB, with product MNDREKKPGRGRRPGGEAEEATLVEGRNAVTELLRSGRPVDKLFVAEGTHGRVGEILALARTAGVPVTQCDRRKLDHMSQTGNHQGVIAQAAAHTYASLDDLFQAAEDKGEAPLFVVCDGIEDPHNLGAILRSAEAAGAHGVIIPKRRAVGLTGVVARASAGAIEHILVHKAVNLAAALEELKARGVWIYGAEADGNAELYTADFAGPTALVIGSEGSGLSRLTRETCDFLVSIPMRGKVNSLNASNAAAVLLYEAVRRRTCGVKGDRTE from the coding sequence ATGAACGATAGAGAGAAAAAACCAGGCCGCGGCCGGCGTCCGGGCGGGGAAGCCGAAGAGGCGACCCTGGTCGAAGGCCGCAACGCGGTCACCGAACTGCTGCGGTCGGGCCGACCGGTCGATAAACTGTTTGTCGCCGAAGGCACCCATGGCCGGGTCGGAGAAATCCTTGCCCTGGCGCGGACAGCCGGTGTGCCGGTCACCCAGTGCGACCGCCGCAAACTTGACCACATGAGCCAGACCGGCAATCACCAGGGCGTGATTGCCCAGGCAGCGGCACATACCTATGCCAGCCTGGATGATTTGTTCCAGGCCGCAGAGGACAAGGGCGAAGCGCCCCTGTTCGTAGTGTGCGACGGCATCGAGGACCCGCACAATCTGGGCGCGATTTTGCGTTCGGCCGAAGCGGCTGGGGCGCATGGGGTCATCATCCCCAAGCGGCGCGCTGTGGGGCTGACCGGTGTGGTCGCGCGTGCGTCTGCGGGTGCCATCGAGCACATTCTGGTACACAAGGCAGTCAATCTGGCCGCAGCGCTTGAGGAACTCAAAGCGCGCGGCGTGTGGATTTACGGCGCCGAAGCAGACGGCAATGCCGAGCTGTATACGGCCGACTTCGCCGGGCCGACCGCATTGGTCATCGGCTCGGAGGGCAGCGGACTGAGCCGCTTGACGCGGGAGACCTGCGACTTTCTGGTCAGTATCCCCATGCGGGGCAAGGTCAATTCGCTCAATGCGTCCAATGCAGCGGCTGTGCTGCTGTATGAAGCAGTGCGCCGCCGGACCTGTGGCGTGAAAGGAGATAGAACGGAATGA